A section of the Quatrionicoccus australiensis genome encodes:
- the ispE gene encoding 4-(cytidine 5'-diphospho)-2-C-methyl-D-erythritol kinase: MSTWDWNSDWPAPAKLNLFLHVVGRRADGYHLLQTVFRFIDRVDRLCFAPRTDGGIVLETPIPGVPPESDLTVRAARLLQAATGCTQGASIHLEKNLPMGGGLGGGSSDAATVLLALNHLWQTGLSRQRLEEIGLALGADVPVFIHGRNTFAEGVGEAFTDVELPPATYLVLQPPVNVPTAAIFGAPDLCRATPPIKPADWRPGIGHNDLQAVACDRFPVVAEYLAWLQLYAPDAMMTGSGACVFASFARRDAAETALACLPAGMAGWLAEGLAEHPLAKI, encoded by the coding sequence GTGAGCACCTGGGACTGGAACAGCGACTGGCCGGCGCCGGCCAAGCTCAACCTGTTTTTGCATGTCGTCGGTCGGCGCGCCGACGGTTATCACCTGCTGCAAACCGTTTTTCGCTTTATTGATCGTGTCGACCGTCTGTGCTTCGCGCCGCGCACCGACGGCGGGATCGTGCTGGAAACCCCGATTCCCGGCGTGCCGCCGGAAAGCGACCTGACCGTGCGCGCCGCCCGTCTGCTGCAGGCGGCCACCGGTTGCACGCAGGGTGCCAGCATCCACCTGGAAAAGAATCTGCCGATGGGCGGCGGCCTCGGCGGTGGCAGTTCCGATGCGGCGACCGTGCTGCTCGCCCTCAATCACTTGTGGCAAACCGGCCTGTCGCGGCAGCGTCTGGAAGAAATCGGCCTCGCCCTCGGTGCCGACGTGCCGGTCTTCATTCATGGTCGCAATACCTTTGCCGAAGGCGTTGGCGAGGCATTCACCGATGTCGAGTTGCCGCCGGCCACCTATCTGGTGCTGCAGCCACCGGTCAACGTGCCGACGGCGGCCATTTTCGGCGCGCCCGACCTGTGCCGCGCCACGCCGCCGATCAAGCCGGCCGACTGGCGGCCGGGTATTGGTCATAACGACCTGCAGGCGGTTGCCTGTGACCGTTTCCCGGTCGTGGCGGAATATCTCGCCTGGTTGCAGCTGTATGCACCGGACGCGATGATGACCGGCTCCGGTGCTTGCGTATTTGCCTCCTTCGCCCGGCGCGATGCCGCAGAAACCGCGCTGGCCTGCCTTCCCGCTGGCATGGCCGGCTGGCTGGCGGAGGGCTTGGCCGAGCATCCGCTGGCAAAAATTTAA